The proteins below are encoded in one region of Shewanella algae:
- a CDS encoding FKBP-type peptidyl-prolyl cis-trans isomerase, translated as MKTMKLQKLATTISLSLCLSLPALAADLKTETDKTSYALGASVGNYISGQVYQQLELGAEVNMELLITGFTDALKDKQQLTDEQILDLLNQRAIALNEEREARFDKLAEENLKAGEAFLAENKKKSGVKVTDSGLQYEVLSMGKGKKPNPEDVVTVNYVGKLIDGTVFEDSSKNKAAGRFALMTVIPGWEEGLRLMPEGSKFRFVIPAKLAYGEQAPGVIPPQATLVFEVELVKVEKPGKDSKHSMPGHG; from the coding sequence ATGAAAACCATGAAATTACAAAAACTTGCTACTACTATTTCCCTCTCGCTTTGTCTGAGCCTGCCCGCGCTGGCGGCCGACTTGAAGACAGAGACAGACAAGACCTCCTACGCCCTGGGTGCCTCAGTGGGCAACTATATTTCGGGCCAGGTTTACCAACAGCTGGAGCTGGGCGCCGAAGTCAATATGGAGCTGCTGATCACCGGCTTTACCGATGCTCTTAAAGACAAGCAGCAACTGACAGATGAACAGATCCTGGATCTGCTCAACCAAAGAGCCATCGCCCTCAATGAAGAAAGAGAGGCGCGCTTCGACAAACTGGCCGAAGAAAACCTCAAGGCCGGCGAAGCTTTCCTGGCCGAGAACAAGAAAAAGTCCGGCGTTAAGGTTACCGACAGTGGCCTGCAGTACGAAGTGCTGAGCATGGGCAAGGGCAAGAAGCCCAACCCGGAAGATGTGGTGACAGTCAACTATGTCGGCAAGCTCATCGACGGCACTGTGTTTGAAGACAGCAGCAAAAACAAGGCTGCCGGTCGTTTCGCGCTGATGACAGTGATCCCCGGCTGGGAAGAAGGCCTGAGACTGATGCCTGAAGGGTCCAAGTTCCGTTTCGTGATCCCTGCCAAGCTGGCCTATGGCGAGCAGGCCCCCGGGGTGATCCCGCCGCAGGCCACTCTGGTGTTTGAAGTCGAGCTTGTCAAGGTCGAAAAGCCGGGTAAAGACAGCAAGCACTCAATGCCTGGCCACGGTTGA
- a CDS encoding TlpA family protein disulfide reductase has protein sequence MRSYLLLCLALLLPLSAQGGIMQHKAYHTGEPVPNKPMIMREFVEMQHARKVAKVTFADLQGNPKTLAEYQGRLVLLNLWASWCPPCLREMPALAKLRSKLQGSSIQIVPLSIDEDPAAVAPFLAKHELKLDDSWIDSKKEIEKIMPANVVPATYVFDPNGNLVGFIRGYLDWDDPDIADYLLRFAAKYQALAQSKVPQ, from the coding sequence TTGAGATCCTATTTGCTTCTATGTCTTGCCCTGTTGCTGCCGCTGTCGGCCCAAGGGGGCATAATGCAGCACAAGGCTTATCACACAGGTGAACCTGTGCCAAACAAGCCTATGATTATGCGTGAATTTGTTGAAATGCAGCACGCCAGAAAGGTGGCAAAGGTGACCTTTGCCGATCTACAGGGTAATCCCAAAACCTTGGCTGAATATCAAGGGCGTTTGGTGCTGCTGAATCTGTGGGCCAGCTGGTGCCCGCCCTGCCTGCGTGAGATGCCGGCACTGGCCAAGCTGCGCAGTAAACTGCAGGGCAGCAGTATTCAGATAGTGCCGCTGTCGATAGATGAAGATCCGGCTGCTGTGGCACCTTTTCTGGCCAAGCATGAACTCAAGTTGGATGACAGCTGGATAGACAGCAAGAAAGAGATAGAGAAGATCATGCCGGCCAACGTGGTACCGGCAACTTATGTGTTTGATCCCAATGGGAACTTAGTCGGCTTTATCCGCGGCTATCTGGACTGGGATGACCCGGATATAGCCGACTATCTGTTGCGCTTTGCCGCCAAGTATCAGGCGCTGGCCCAAAGCAAAGTGCCACAGTAA
- a CDS encoding pseudouridine synthase, whose protein sequence is MSQTDRAAQPSYVVLPRDVTDKATVLAFLIDHFSRIDADVWRERVAAGKVHWQNGETIQADTPYRPTARVYYYREVPKETRIPFEERILFQDEHSILVFKPHFLPVTPSGNYVNECLVHRLRRRTGIETIAPAHRLDRETAGVMLMSTDPETRHAYHALFREGQIRKDYQALARLTPELQAGLATGELSLPLHWTVKNRLIKGEPSFIMRLAEGEANSHSEISLIAVNGDMGLFSLSPITGKTHQLRLHMQSLGMPLLNDRFYPELQPRSEDNFNKPLKLMACRLRFIDPISGKQQDIKVDGFETELIDTV, encoded by the coding sequence ATGAGCCAAACAGACAGAGCCGCACAGCCCTCCTATGTAGTCTTGCCAAGGGATGTGACCGACAAAGCCACTGTTTTGGCCTTTCTTATCGACCATTTCAGCCGCATCGATGCCGATGTCTGGCGTGAGCGGGTCGCTGCCGGCAAGGTACACTGGCAGAATGGTGAGACTATCCAGGCTGATACTCCTTATCGGCCTACCGCCAGGGTCTACTATTACCGTGAAGTCCCCAAAGAAACCCGGATCCCTTTTGAAGAGCGGATCCTGTTTCAGGACGAGCACAGCATTCTGGTGTTCAAACCGCACTTTTTGCCTGTGACTCCCAGCGGTAACTATGTCAACGAGTGCCTGGTGCATAGGTTAAGGCGCCGCACCGGAATAGAAACCATAGCGCCGGCGCACAGGCTGGACAGAGAAACGGCCGGAGTCATGCTGATGTCCACCGATCCCGAAACTCGGCATGCCTATCATGCTTTGTTCCGTGAAGGCCAGATACGTAAGGACTATCAGGCGCTGGCGCGGCTGACACCTGAGCTTCAGGCTGGATTGGCAACTGGCGAACTTAGCCTGCCGCTGCACTGGACAGTGAAAAATCGCCTCATCAAGGGCGAGCCCAGTTTTATCATGCGCTTGGCAGAGGGTGAGGCCAACAGTCACTCGGAAATCAGTCTCATCGCCGTTAATGGCGATATGGGGCTGTTCAGTCTGAGTCCAATTACCGGCAAGACTCACCAACTCAGGCTGCATATGCAGAGTCTTGGAATGCCACTGCTGAACGACAGGTTTTACCCCGAACTGCAACCCAGGAGCGAAGATAACTTCAATAAGCCCCTCAAGCTGATGGCTTGTCGCTTGCGCTTTATCGATCCCATCAGTGGCAAACAGCAGGATATAAAAGTGGATGGTTTTGAAACTGAATTGATTGATACAGTTTGA
- a CDS encoding glycosyltransferase family 2 protein — MSEFNTLAFMSLDIWHNLATDVSLFLWLVPMIFLYEMPLMLIVVSGVIGWHWQTFRRPKVEKAYRPKVSCIITCYAEKEAVRQTIATLAEQDYPGEMEIIAMVDGAVQNAETFEVAKAAAAQCRRPGREIIVLPKWQRGGRVSTLNAGLARASGELVMNADADTSFDNDMVSQIVPLFADPNVPAVGGSLRVRNVDDSLWTRMQAIEYLISMQGGKTGLGHWNLLNNISGAFGAFRRDLLVKIGGWDTHTAEDLDLTLRFKQYFGRHPNWRIPFATLAIGHTDAPMDLKTLVWQRLRWDGDLLFLYFRKHWPAFTPGLLGGATFAFTLVYGFLQNVLMPFVILLYSLGIALAYPWQFLTTIALTIYLGYLGFLLFFYLLVLVAISERPRQDLKLLLWLPLYPFYALFMRSICLFALLNEVVRRSHEESSMAPWWVLKRGRKF; from the coding sequence GTGAGTGAGTTCAATACCCTGGCTTTTATGAGCCTGGATATTTGGCACAACCTGGCGACAGACGTCAGCCTGTTTCTCTGGCTGGTGCCGATGATTTTTCTCTACGAAATGCCATTGATGCTGATAGTGGTCTCAGGCGTCATCGGCTGGCATTGGCAAACGTTCCGCCGCCCCAAGGTTGAGAAGGCTTATCGACCCAAGGTCAGTTGCATCATTACTTGCTATGCCGAGAAAGAAGCGGTGCGGCAAACCATAGCCACCTTGGCCGAACAGGACTACCCGGGGGAGATGGAGATCATTGCCATGGTTGACGGCGCGGTGCAAAACGCCGAAACCTTCGAGGTCGCCAAGGCAGCAGCGGCACAATGCCGCCGCCCGGGGCGGGAGATTATCGTACTGCCCAAGTGGCAACGTGGCGGCCGGGTTTCGACTCTGAATGCCGGTTTGGCCAGGGCCAGCGGCGAGCTGGTGATGAATGCCGATGCCGACACTTCGTTCGACAATGATATGGTTTCCCAAATCGTGCCGCTGTTCGCCGATCCCAACGTGCCGGCAGTCGGTGGCTCTTTGCGGGTGCGCAATGTCGATGATTCGCTGTGGACCCGGATGCAGGCGATTGAATATTTGATCTCCATGCAAGGCGGCAAGACCGGTCTTGGGCATTGGAATCTGCTCAACAATATCTCAGGAGCATTCGGCGCTTTTCGCCGTGACTTGCTGGTCAAAATCGGCGGCTGGGATACCCATACCGCCGAGGATCTGGATCTGACGCTGAGATTCAAACAGTACTTTGGCCGTCATCCCAATTGGCGCATTCCCTTTGCCACGCTGGCCATAGGGCATACCGATGCCCCCATGGATCTCAAGACGCTTGTCTGGCAAAGATTACGTTGGGATGGCGACCTTTTGTTTCTCTACTTTCGCAAGCACTGGCCGGCCTTTACCCCCGGGCTTCTGGGGGGTGCCACCTTCGCCTTTACTCTGGTCTACGGCTTCTTGCAAAACGTGCTGATGCCCTTTGTCATCTTGCTCTACAGCTTAGGGATAGCACTGGCGTACCCCTGGCAGTTTTTGACAACCATTGCCCTGACCATCTACCTGGGATATTTGGGATTCTTGCTGTTCTTCTATCTGCTGGTACTGGTAGCGATTTCCGAGCGGCCACGTCAGGACCTGAAGCTGCTGCTCTGGTTGCCGCTTTATCCCTTCTACGCCTTGTTTATGCGCAGTATCTGCTTGTTTGCCTTGCTTAATGAAGTGGTCAGACGCTCACATGAAGAGAGTTCCATGGCTCCCTGGTGGGTGCTGAAACGCGGGAGAAAATTTTAG
- a CDS encoding HlyD family secretion protein, producing the protein MKVTYQAAAKAQQPTRDQGLKVDYAPAKRGGMKWRWYLLLLLVIAPVVLLLWVLLRPSLFVLAPGILTSEPLEMRAMQKGRLLELSVQPGSRVDAGLDASIDELQRQLAELTPPSLEQDLAILGQLEQRVLVAEQGVKRQDELLSQFESFRKQGVVPTADMAAVMQAHTSARMALEQARAELLQQRQLQQQERDAGVIAQSRNSLLLKLAELQAKRQQLTIQAPFAGRVADVLVQQGETIAEQQPMLWLSGRAQPVVVCYLAPKYLNYVAQGQQASVKLPNGTRIRAEIKEPTELVGKVPKQLSGPFDGDKPALKVTLALHQSLPLAIEGVPVEVSFDRF; encoded by the coding sequence GTGAAAGTGACTTATCAAGCGGCTGCCAAGGCGCAACAACCCACCCGGGATCAAGGTTTAAAGGTGGACTATGCCCCGGCAAAACGGGGCGGAATGAAATGGCGTTGGTATCTGCTGCTATTGCTGGTTATCGCCCCTGTGGTCTTGCTGCTTTGGGTGTTGCTGCGCCCCAGCCTGTTTGTGCTGGCACCGGGAATACTGACCTCTGAGCCGCTGGAGATGCGGGCAATGCAGAAGGGCCGATTGCTGGAGCTTTCGGTACAACCCGGGAGTAGGGTCGATGCCGGTCTGGACGCCAGCATTGACGAGTTACAGCGCCAGTTGGCCGAGCTGACACCGCCATCGCTGGAGCAGGACCTGGCTATTCTGGGGCAACTGGAACAACGGGTGCTGGTGGCCGAGCAGGGGGTAAAGCGTCAGGATGAACTATTGTCGCAGTTCGAGTCATTTCGTAAGCAGGGGGTGGTTCCCACTGCAGATATGGCGGCGGTGATGCAGGCCCATACCAGTGCCAGAATGGCGCTGGAGCAGGCCAGGGCCGAGCTGTTGCAGCAAAGGCAGTTGCAGCAGCAGGAGCGGGATGCGGGGGTGATAGCCCAGAGTCGCAACAGCCTGCTGCTAAAGCTTGCTGAGCTGCAGGCCAAACGCCAGCAGTTGACCATACAGGCGCCGTTTGCCGGCCGGGTAGCCGATGTTTTGGTGCAGCAGGGGGAAACCATAGCCGAGCAGCAGCCTATGCTTTGGCTGTCGGGGCGGGCACAGCCTGTGGTGGTCTGTTATCTGGCGCCCAAGTATCTCAACTATGTTGCTCAGGGACAGCAGGCCAGCGTCAAACTCCCCAATGGAACCCGGATCCGCGCCGAAATTAAAGAACCGACCGAATTGGTGGGTAAGGTGCCCAAGCAGCTGTCCGGTCCTTTCGATGGTGACAAACCGGCACTCAAGGTCACGCTTGCTTTGCATCAGAGCCTGCCTTTGGCGATTGAGGGCGTTCCGGTGGAAGTGAGTTTCGATCGTTTCTGA
- a CDS encoding multiheme c-type cytochrome, whose amino-acid sequence MRRWQQRTTLSMLFCLTAVSGAGALAADKPGHGNKQMGESAQKVIANPNGMEKVNGVKTLQDYIVQEKELFDYLFQNHPVFKYQEQGKLIGMYKVSDRGEEYMDQGNGQKYSKRVGRPSAVQYRLAAKSILDFPNKFVGPEKCGECHAVQYEKWQRSRHAKTIRFPGEHPEVDNDLKKKLYGSDASVLPDGITPDAIYATVGTPRTKYGYIDSFLVRGSYHIEGGLLKDGTGTMVAGGNQFSRGWAEWLTPEMAKKIQKVIPDFPTKMEDFGASGSHQWGMTSYGAKYKKEFLFQPASSYCEVCHSFKFDFKNKQEYLDALGDPKKLQEHTISRGIACEECHGAGGHLDGGNGGGMPSNCERCHQRFNYIDELAETDQGKEKLEYAFNVKMKSACPSCGTEGSQMFMSSHYDKGMRCSTCHDPHEVTSNDWKSGYTKPAIKKDCVDCHQVQAEMAANTGTHAKNSCTSCHMPNMGSCENFTAIQYPDMAGFDAVRKSHLWKIDVSPDRKTLNPPEGQPRKSTTKGWTVAKDENGHGYLDLMWTCARTSISDHDVVERKGCHSQFQSELSKGLHFKDQKEIYGKVMKWQTPVKDSLAKVEEALKRVDRKVAKNKLSIEDKTQVLLLTDKARDIVEFIRKDGSWGVHAPRYAVKRMDAAVTYVTQAEAIADGKGTKTASL is encoded by the coding sequence ATGAGACGATGGCAACAAAGGACAACACTCAGCATGTTGTTTTGTTTAACTGCCGTCAGCGGGGCTGGTGCGCTCGCGGCAGATAAACCAGGTCACGGCAATAAGCAGATGGGAGAGTCGGCGCAGAAGGTGATCGCCAATCCCAACGGCATGGAAAAGGTAAACGGCGTCAAGACGCTGCAGGACTATATCGTTCAGGAAAAAGAGCTGTTCGACTACCTGTTCCAGAATCACCCTGTGTTCAAGTATCAGGAGCAGGGCAAGTTAATTGGTATGTACAAGGTCAGTGACCGCGGTGAAGAGTACATGGACCAAGGTAACGGCCAGAAGTACAGCAAGCGGGTGGGACGCCCCTCTGCGGTGCAGTATCGTTTGGCGGCCAAGTCTATTCTCGACTTCCCCAATAAGTTTGTTGGCCCTGAGAAGTGCGGTGAGTGTCACGCGGTGCAGTATGAGAAGTGGCAGCGCTCGCGTCACGCCAAGACCATACGTTTCCCCGGTGAACACCCGGAAGTGGACAATGATCTGAAGAAAAAGCTGTATGGCTCTGATGCTTCCGTATTGCCGGACGGCATAACTCCGGATGCTATCTACGCCACAGTCGGTACTCCAAGAACCAAGTATGGCTATATCGACAGCTTCCTGGTGCGTGGTTCCTACCATATTGAAGGCGGTCTGCTGAAAGACGGTACAGGTACCATGGTTGCCGGTGGTAACCAGTTCTCCCGTGGTTGGGCCGAATGGTTGACCCCGGAAATGGCCAAGAAGATCCAGAAGGTGATTCCTGACTTCCCCACCAAGATGGAAGACTTCGGCGCCAGTGGTTCTCACCAGTGGGGTATGACCTCCTACGGTGCCAAGTACAAGAAAGAGTTCCTGTTCCAGCCTGCCAGCTCCTACTGCGAGGTTTGCCATAGCTTCAAGTTTGACTTCAAGAACAAGCAGGAATACCTGGATGCTCTTGGCGATCCCAAGAAGCTGCAGGAACACACCATCAGCCGTGGTATCGCTTGTGAAGAGTGTCACGGCGCCGGTGGTCACCTGGATGGTGGTAACGGCGGCGGCATGCCTTCCAACTGTGAACGTTGTCACCAGCGTTTCAACTATATCGATGAGCTGGCCGAGACAGATCAAGGCAAAGAAAAGCTGGAATATGCCTTCAACGTCAAGATGAAGTCTGCCTGTCCTTCCTGTGGTACCGAAGGTTCACAGATGTTCATGTCTTCTCACTATGACAAGGGCATGCGCTGTTCTACCTGTCACGATCCACACGAAGTCACCAGCAATGACTGGAAATCAGGTTATACCAAGCCTGCCATCAAGAAAGACTGTGTTGACTGTCACCAGGTTCAGGCCGAAATGGCAGCCAATACAGGTACCCACGCCAAGAACAGCTGTACCAGCTGTCACATGCCCAACATGGGCAGCTGTGAGAACTTCACCGCGATTCAGTATCCGGATATGGCCGGTTTCGACGCAGTGCGTAAGTCTCACCTGTGGAAGATTGATGTCAGCCCGGATCGCAAGACCCTTAACCCACCCGAAGGTCAACCTCGCAAGTCCACCACCAAAGGTTGGACTGTGGCCAAGGATGAGAATGGTCACGGCTATCTCGACCTGATGTGGACCTGTGCCCGTACCTCTATCTCTGACCACGATGTGGTTGAGCGTAAAGGTTGTCACAGCCAGTTCCAGTCTGAGCTGAGCAAGGGCCTGCACTTCAAGGATCAGAAAGAGATCTACGGCAAGGTCATGAAGTGGCAGACACCTGTTAAAGACAGCCTGGCCAAAGTGGAAGAAGCGCTCAAGCGTGTTGATCGCAAAGTCGCCAAGAACAAGCTGTCTATTGAAGACAAGACTCAGGTACTGCTGCTGACCGACAAGGCCCGCGACATAGTTGAGTTTATTCGTAAAGACGGTTCCTGGGGGGTTCACGCTCCCCGTTACGCAGTCAAGCGTATGGATGCAGCTGTCACTTATGTGACTCAGGCTGAAGCCATCGCCGACGGCAAAGGCACCAAGACAGCCTCGCTGTAA
- a CDS encoding LON peptidase substrate-binding domain-containing protein, translating into MHTQEMALLTYDALLLPGGRLEIRILDPITLSMVADVLKGKYPLAFGMRNSVAMPPSFPIATRCELIDFNQLEDDSLSITLEGKQRVKVLSAKQEKDGRWLAEVMDCPNWAEEPIRGEFTLISAALEQFYEVNPDLRGLYSSEVHLDDAAWVSQRWLEVLPLYNKDKQLLLNQPDCHKTMDFVLKLIKSHVQQQL; encoded by the coding sequence ATGCATACACAGGAAATGGCGTTACTGACCTATGATGCCTTGTTGTTGCCAGGTGGACGGCTTGAGATCAGGATCCTTGACCCCATCACCCTGAGCATGGTGGCCGATGTCCTGAAGGGGAAATATCCGCTGGCTTTCGGAATGCGTAACAGCGTTGCCATGCCGCCCAGTTTCCCCATTGCCACTCGCTGCGAGCTGATCGACTTCAATCAGTTGGAAGATGACTCGCTGAGTATCACCCTGGAAGGCAAGCAAAGGGTCAAAGTCCTGTCCGCCAAACAGGAAAAAGATGGCCGCTGGCTGGCCGAGGTCATGGATTGTCCCAACTGGGCCGAGGAGCCTATTCGGGGCGAGTTCACCCTTATCAGCGCGGCGCTGGAGCAGTTTTATGAGGTCAACCCGGACTTGCGCGGGCTCTACTCATCAGAAGTGCATCTGGATGATGCCGCTTGGGTTAGCCAGCGTTGGTTGGAAGTTTTGCCCTTATACAACAAGGACAAACAGCTGTTGTTGAATCAACCTGATTGCCACAAGACCATGGACTTTGTGCTCAAGTTGATTAAGTCCCATGTTCAGCAGCAGCTTTGA
- a CDS encoding nitrous oxide reductase accessory protein NosL, which translates to MKKTLLAIAIPILLLGLPGCTPAQSHNHEHHAQHLKQHDRCHMCGMMITKYPGPKGQLMLKDSDAVPKFCSSRDMFSFALQPENQRRIAAMFVHDMGTTDWEQPDDNAFIDATKAWYVYGTSKKGVMGPAVAPFSTKEAAQAFAEAWGGRVLAYEEVTLELLEGAN; encoded by the coding sequence ATGAAAAAGACACTGCTGGCCATCGCCATTCCCATCCTGCTGCTGGGGCTGCCCGGATGCACACCGGCGCAGAGCCACAATCATGAACATCACGCCCAGCACCTGAAACAGCATGACAGGTGCCATATGTGCGGCATGATGATCACCAAATACCCTGGGCCCAAGGGGCAACTTATGCTCAAAGACAGTGATGCCGTGCCCAAGTTCTGCTCCAGCCGCGACATGTTCAGCTTTGCGCTGCAACCGGAAAATCAACGCCGTATTGCCGCCATGTTTGTTCATGACATGGGCACTACCGACTGGGAGCAGCCGGACGACAACGCCTTTATCGATGCCACCAAGGCCTGGTATGTCTATGGCACCAGCAAGAAGGGAGTGATGGGGCCTGCTGTTGCACCGTTTTCAACCAAGGAAGCGGCACAGGCTTTCGCCGAAGCCTGGGGTGGCCGGGTACTAGCCTATGAAGAGGTCACCCTGGAACTGCTGGAAGGAGCCAACTGA
- a CDS encoding cytochrome c-type biogenesis protein has protein sequence MIKLMLLGLWLSLGCAEAQATDMDIARLSIDISKELRCPMATNQNLFESETAIASELKAQIYLMLQQGKSREQILDFMVERYGEQIRYQPTLNAGTALLWLGPVLLLLVLPGVLLFFGRSNNQPPHDQENPS, from the coding sequence ATGATTAAGCTAATGCTGCTTGGATTATGGCTCAGCTTGGGTTGCGCCGAAGCCCAGGCGACCGACATGGATATTGCCCGTCTCAGCATAGATATTTCCAAGGAACTTCGCTGCCCCATGGCCACCAACCAAAACCTGTTTGAGTCGGAAACCGCCATTGCCAGCGAGCTCAAGGCGCAGATCTATCTGATGCTGCAGCAGGGCAAGAGCCGGGAACAGATACTCGACTTTATGGTGGAACGCTATGGCGAGCAGATCCGTTATCAACCCACGCTGAACGCAGGTACGGCGCTGCTGTGGTTGGGGCCAGTACTCTTGCTGCTTGTGCTCCCCGGCGTGTTGCTGTTTTTCGGCCGCAGCAACAATCAACCCCCTCACGATCAGGAGAATCCATCTTGA
- a CDS encoding rhodanese-like domain-containing protein — protein sequence MVATPAVLAGGGGDLVPAPYHEEILNQISMREAEMLLSQPGVIFYDVNTLEIWGDGFIPGAIYFNVNNWKTLLPENKDTTMVFYCANRLCTASNVAAREVMKLGYTDVRQMPDGIYGWRISGRPIERP from the coding sequence ATGGTTGCGACACCGGCGGTGTTGGCCGGCGGTGGCGGGGATCTGGTTCCTGCCCCTTACCACGAAGAGATACTCAACCAGATCTCCATGCGTGAGGCCGAGATGCTGCTCAGCCAGCCCGGAGTGATCTTCTATGACGTCAACACTCTGGAGATATGGGGGGATGGCTTCATTCCCGGCGCCATCTACTTCAACGTCAATAACTGGAAGACCTTGTTGCCGGAAAACAAGGACACCACCATGGTGTTTTACTGTGCCAACCGCCTCTGCACCGCCAGCAATGTGGCCGCCAGAGAGGTGATGAAACTGGGTTATACCGATGTCAGGCAGATGCCGGATGGTATCTATGGCTGGCGCATCTCGGGACGGCCGATTGAGCGTCCTTGA
- a CDS encoding heme lyase CcmF/NrfE family subunit — protein MFSITMLPELGHFLLILGGSCALFGALLALLKYRNPGIEWPLRPLLLGQALGLTGAILLLALAFILNDFSVAYVANNSNSALPLFYKVAAVWGSHEGSLLFWMTVMALWAWLGLPRRSQDQNYLLMLHGSCSAILCGFVFFMLLYANPFARLLPEVPIEGRDLSPMLQDIGLILHPPLLFLGYAGLGICFCIALALLVSHKFSAARLGKLKRHLLLTWVFLTAGNALGSWWAYNELGWGGWWFWDPVENAAFIPWLVTTGALHCLLIKNHNPLAQLSALALVLLGFSLCLLGTFIVRSGIIQSVHAFAADPERGVIILLLLLLYGGAGFCLFGLRCRHHWQPGKLAPLGRDGQLLLGSLILLTMALTTLLGTLYPLFYQALGLGSLSVGAPYFNTLFVPMLALLLLPLALSTLPHMAPRRLGLLALVTVAATALALFFEGSLDPWLLAGGAMSLFLLCTLLLYLLPLGQIAGKRRNIPMLLAHTGLLVSIMGATGVSCFEQHSLLRMGPGQGSILGDYTFIYEQTRLLDKPAYRGEQAVIRVERNEQLLTYLYPERQEFNSNGMSLSQAAIYRGAFGDLYVSMGTQLSYEEFLVRLSIKPLVSWIWLGGGLMAIGGLLALGSRRRLLQTDVLTASGRLQHD, from the coding sequence ATGTTTTCCATCACCATGTTGCCCGAACTGGGACACTTCCTGCTGATCCTGGGCGGTAGTTGTGCCTTGTTTGGCGCCTTGCTTGCGCTGCTCAAATATCGCAACCCAGGTATCGAATGGCCACTGCGGCCACTGCTGCTGGGGCAAGCGCTGGGACTAACAGGCGCCATACTCCTGCTGGCATTGGCGTTTATCCTCAACGACTTCTCTGTGGCTTATGTGGCCAACAACTCCAATTCGGCCCTGCCGCTGTTTTATAAAGTGGCCGCAGTCTGGGGCAGCCATGAAGGGTCTTTGCTGTTTTGGATGACAGTAATGGCATTATGGGCCTGGCTGGGGTTGCCGAGGCGCTCGCAAGATCAGAACTATCTGTTGATGTTGCACGGTAGCTGTTCGGCGATTCTCTGTGGCTTTGTCTTTTTTATGTTGCTGTACGCCAATCCCTTTGCCCGCCTGCTACCGGAAGTGCCGATAGAAGGACGCGATCTCAGCCCCATGTTGCAGGACATAGGCCTTATCCTGCACCCGCCATTGCTGTTTCTTGGCTATGCAGGCCTTGGGATCTGTTTTTGTATCGCGCTGGCATTGCTTGTCAGCCACAAGTTCAGCGCCGCCCGCCTTGGCAAGCTCAAGCGCCATCTGCTGCTGACCTGGGTGTTTCTCACCGCGGGTAATGCCCTCGGATCCTGGTGGGCCTATAACGAGCTGGGCTGGGGTGGTTGGTGGTTCTGGGATCCGGTGGAAAATGCCGCCTTTATTCCCTGGCTGGTGACCACAGGCGCGCTGCACTGCCTGTTGATCAAAAACCACAACCCTTTGGCACAGCTCTCGGCCCTGGCACTGGTGTTGCTGGGCTTCAGCCTGTGCCTGCTGGGCACTTTTATTGTGCGCTCCGGCATTATTCAGTCTGTGCATGCCTTTGCTGCCGATCCCGAGCGCGGGGTGATCATTCTATTGCTGTTGCTGCTCTACGGAGGCGCCGGTTTCTGCCTGTTTGGCCTCAGATGTCGCCATCACTGGCAACCGGGCAAGCTGGCACCACTTGGCCGGGACGGTCAGCTGTTGCTCGGCAGCCTGATCTTGCTGACCATGGCGCTGACGACCCTGCTGGGTACCCTTTACCCGCTTTTCTATCAGGCACTTGGCCTGGGAAGCCTGTCGGTAGGGGCGCCCTACTTCAATACTCTGTTTGTGCCCATGTTGGCGCTGCTGCTCTTACCCCTGGCGCTAAGCACCCTGCCCCATATGGCGCCAAGGCGCCTGGGGCTGCTGGCGCTGGTCACTGTAGCTGCGACCGCTCTGGCGCTGTTTTTCGAGGGCAGCCTCGACCCTTGGCTACTGGCGGGCGGTGCAATGAGCCTCTTTCTGCTCTGCACCCTGCTGCTTTATCTATTGCCGCTGGGCCAGATTGCCGGTAAGCGCCGCAATATTCCCATGTTGCTGGCCCACACCGGCCTTCTTGTCAGCATCATGGGTGCTACCGGAGTCAGTTGTTTCGAGCAGCACTCTCTGCTGCGTATGGGCCCGGGCCAAGGCAGTATTCTGGGCGACTACACCTTTATCTATGAGCAGACCCGTTTGCTGGACAAGCCAGCCTACCGCGGTGAACAGGCAGTAATTCGGGTTGAGCGCAATGAGCAACTGCTTACTTACCTCTATCCGGAGCGTCAGGAATTCAACTCCAACGGCATGTCGCTGTCCCAGGCTGCCATCTATCGCGGGGCCTTTGGCGATCTCTATGTCTCCATGGGCACCCAACTGAGTTATGAAGAGTTTCTGGTACGTCTCAGCATCAAGCCGCTGGTGAGTTGGATCTGGCTCGGCGGTGGTTTGATGGCCATTGGCGGCCTACTAGCCCTCGGAAGCCGACGACGCCTGCTGCAAACCGATGTATTAACCGCCTCAGGGAGACTTCAACATGATTAA